The segment TATAAAGGGTTTGTCCGTCAAGCTGCAATCCCCAATGATTGTACGACATGGCAGTGATACGGGACCGGAACCTCTCCCCGATGATTACCATGGGCCCATATCCGAACAGGATGTAGGACAGCTAAAGGACCAGGCAGCACAGATCCTCAGTGAAACTGAGCAGATGGTTAAGGAACTTCTTGGAACTGCCAGACAGGAAGCTGAGAAGATAATCAGGAACTCCAGGGAAGAGGCCCAGGATTTAATTGAAGTAGGCCGCCAAAAACTAAGGGAAATTGAAGAAGAAGCATATGCCAAGGGTTGGCAGGAAGGCAATAAGGCTGCCATGGAGGAGTATGAGGCAAAACTCAGGGAAGCGGACGCCATTCTGGAAAAGGCCGAAGAAGAAAAATGGCGGGTTGTGGCAGGCTCTGAGGAAGAGATTGTCAGGCTGTCTGTGGCGGTTGCCAGGAAGGTTATCGACCGGGAAATGGAGACAAACCCTGAAATTGTGGCAGATATGGTTAAACGGGCCGTTCAGAAGGCTACCGACAGAGAGGAACTAACTGTAAGAGTCAATCCAGATAACCTGGATGTTACTATAAATGCCAGAGATGATATTTCACAGGAAGTGAAAGGGATTCGCAAATTAAAGGTTTTGGCTGACCCGGCAATTGCTCCGGGGGGTTGTGTAGTTGAAAGTCACAATGGTACTGTTGACGCAAGAATCGAGAGACAGATGAATGAGATAGAACAAGCTTTGATGGAAGTGAATCCAAATGCAAAAGTTTGAAAAGTATTTTCAGGCCATAGAAAAGACAGAACCGATTAAGACAAACGGTAAAGTCACCCAGGTTATCGGTCTTATTATCGAGTCCCAGGGTCCTGGGGCCAACCTGGGGGAATTATGTTATGTTTTTCCGAATAAAGGTTCTCTGAAGATAAAGGCAGAGGTTGTAGGGTTCAGAGAAAATAAGATTCTCCTGATGCCCCTCGGTGAACTAAGCGGTATCGGTCCCGGGTGTGAAGTTGTGGCAACCGGGGATACCTTCAGGGTTGGTGTGGGAAACCGGATTCTGGGAAGGATTATCGACGGTCTGGGTAATCCCCTCGATTGTGGCGGATGCCTTGAGATTTCAGTGGATTACCCGGTAAATAATAGTCCGCCTAATCCACTGGACAGGAAACGGATCACGGAACCTCTGTCAATAGGAGTTAAGGCAATAGATGGTATGCTGACCTGTGGCAAGGGACAGCGGATTGGGATATTTTCCGGAAGCGGGGTTGGTAAGAGTACCCTTTTGGGAATGGTTGCCCGAAACACATCAGCCGATGTTAATGTAATAGCTCTGATTGGCGAACGTGGCCGTGAGGTCAGGGAGTTTATTGAGAAAGACCTGGGTGAAGAAGGTCTGCGGCGTTCGGTAGTGGTTGTGGCCACTTCGGACCAACCCGCACTGGTACGGTTGAAGGGCGCCATGGTAGCGACTACAATAGCAGAATACTTCAGGGACCAGGGGCTGGATGTGATGTTTATGATGGATTCGGTAACCCGTTTTGCCATGGCCCAAAGGGAGATCGGGCTGGCAGTAGGCGAACCTCCTGCCACCAGGGGATATACTCCTTCTGTATTTGCACTATTGCCAAAGCTTCTGGAACGCTCCGGGACCTCAGCCAGTGGAACCATAACCGGGTTGTATACCGTACTTGTAGATGGCGATGACCACAATGAACCTATTGCTGATGCTGTAAGGGGTATTCTGGATGGGCATATAGTTCTCACCAGGGAACTGGCAATGCAGACCCATTATCCTGCCATAGATGTTCTGGCAAGTGTCAGCCGGGTTATGAATGACATTGTGCCAGAAGGCCATAGGAAGTCTGCTGATGAAATGCGCAGCATAATGGCAACTTACAGGGAAGCTAAGGACTTGATAGATATTGGAGCTTATTCAATGGGCAGCAACCCAAAAATAGATTATGCCATATCTAAGATCGACCGGGTGCTTGAATTTTTGAAACAGGGTGTAGATGATAAATATACTTTTGAGGATGCTGTTGATATCCTCAGGGCTCTTGCCGAGAACCGTATATCGGCATAAGAAGGAGATGAAGCCCTATGAAAAAGTTTGTCTTCAAGCTCCAGACGGCACTTGACCTCAAACTGAAGGCTGAGGAAATGAAAAAGGAAGAACTGGTTACGGCAACTGATATATATAAGGAAAGCTGCCGGGTCCTGGAATACCTGAAAACAAGATTGGCTGAAATTCAGGATACGGTAAGAGGGAAACAGGGAGAGCAATTTGATGTCACCGAAATAAGGAGATGCCAGGACTACATACCTGTCATCAATGAACATATCAGCCAGCAGGCGCTGATAACTGAGGAGCACCGCGTCGCCATGGAAGAGGTCAGAGGCGAACTTGTCGAAATAATGAAAGAAAGAAAGATCCTGGAAAAGCTCAGGACAAGGCACTACCAGGATTATATGCGAGAGTTCCTCAGGGAGGAACAGAAACAGATCGACGAGATGGCGACAACAGGCTTTATACACAGGGATTCAGCTGTATAACAGGGGGTTAAATGCCAGTGCGGGTAAAAAAGATACTTTCCAGAATTATATTAGTAATACTGATTCTTGGCATAGTTGCAGGCGCTGTATGGGTCCTGGACTGGCTGGCAGTGATTGATGTCCGGAAGACGGCCGGAAAGATTCCTGTTGTTGGGAAAATGATATCCGCAGAAGAAGTAAAAGACGATAAAAAGGACGACAAAAAAGATGGCAAAGAGGCCCCGCCCAACCCCTTGGAAGAGGAAAATAAAAAGCTTAAGGAGCAAGTGCAAAGGCTTGAAAAACAGGCTGGGGAGATGGCCAAACAGTTGGAGATTGTGAATACCGAAAAACAGGACCTGTTGGAAGAAAGGGAAACTCTTCAGGGTACTCTGGCATCAATGAAGAGTCTTCAGGAGCAGCAAGAGGGAGCCGAGGTCAGCTATCAGAAACTGGCAGAATACTATACTGAAATGAAACCCGAAGCTGCAGTTAATATAATGAACAATCTAGCTGATGACGTTACCATTGGGATACTGCAGTACCTTGATAATGAACAGACCGCCAAAATTCTTAGCGCCATGGAGCCGGAGAAAGCGGCAGGTATTGTAGATCAGATGAAACAATAGGCTCTCGGAAATGACCGGGAATGGCATATGGTGAGCTGTTGTACCGATTTTCCGCACTGTTGCCGGAGAAATCTAACCTTGCTCCTGGCGAAGTCCGGGAACACCGCCAATTCGCCTTCCGTGGCTCAGTGGCGGCGCGGGCCGTCCATGGCCCCGCGTCCCGGACTTCGCTTAGCGGAACTGCGGTAACATTTCTCACAGCGTCAGTGCAAGGAAAATCTTGTACAACACCTCACCAAATTCCACAGTCATTTCCGAAGCCGATGTCGGAGGGAAAAAGAAGTCTAGGCGTAGAGCCCTAAAAATACAGGAAATTCTGTTTCCGAGACTTGGTCTACTGAAAGGGGGTGGTTGGAGAGAAAAACAGGATTAAAAACAGCATATTGGAAAGGAGGTGAAAATGTTGCAGACAATGCCATTTATGGCCATTGCAGGTAATCCGGCAGTAAAACCGGGAAACGGCCCCAGTCAGGACAGAGAGTGCCGGAATGATGTCCGGAGCAGTCATAGGGCTAAAGAGACACCCTTCTCTGAGACACTGAAAGATGCTTCTCACAATGTCTGTGAGAATGAGCAAAACAATGAAACAGCTATGACTGAAAGGAAGGACTCAGTAAGCAGACGGTCCGGCGAAGCCGGGTCTGAGAAGGCAGCTGCAAAAGAGGCAGATGTTAAAGATACAGATGTCAAAGAGGTTCGCCATCCTGAAGCAGATGAATTGATGCAGCTATTGGAAATGCTCCGGGAACTTGAGTCGGAAGCGGGTTGGAACGCCATTGCAGCTGAAGGCGGTAACCAGATTGGTTTAGCGGGCGGCGGGCTTTCACGGAGTGAATTTGCATCTCTGACCGGATTGCTGCAGGACCTAAGTAGTATGAACAATCTGGATCCAGGTCAGCTCAAAAAGCTCCTTGGCAATTTTCTGAAGGTGTTAGAAGCAGCCGGAGAGGTTTCGCCGGGAATGAACGACCTAAAACTCCTGATACAGAACCAATTAAACCCTGAGACCGGTTTACCCCGGGAGGTATTTCTGACTCAGCTTGCTGCAAAAGTCAGGCAGTTAACCGGAATTGCCGGGGACGGATCTGGGCAAAACCGGGAGCTGTCGAACGGAAGTAAGGAAGCTCAGCCTGCAAGTGCACAAAAACCGGCAGAACCTGGAGGGGGGCAGGCGAAAACAACAGGAAGCGGCTCAGGAGATGCCGGAAGGCCTGGCAGTCCGGCGGTCACCGGTGAGAATGAAACCGGTGGGATGGTTAAAACTAACACGGCGGCTGATGTAAGCGCCAAGGCAAATGGTGCGCCGGCGATGCCGGACAGCGGAAGCGGTTCTGAAGCGGGAAGGCGGTTGTTGGAGAAAGCCTCTGCCAGTGATGTCGTAATGAAGACAGCCTCAGAAAATCAAACAAGCGCTCCCGAAAATGCCAGACCGGTTGGCAACAGTGAACCGCAGGCAGCAGGACCCCGTATTGAACAGCTTCAGGCTCAGGTCGGAACACAGCACCAATATTCGGGAAACGGTTCTGCCGATGGAGGCAGCACACCTGGTCAGGTTTCCCCAGCCACCTACACCACGCAAACCTATCAGGGAGACCGGGCAGTTTTTACCCAGATTATCCAGAAGGTAAAACTTGCCGCTGCTCCGGGAACATCTGAAATGCAGATTGAGCTTAAACCCGAGTTTCTGGGCAGGTTAAAACTGACGGTAAGTACCGAAAACGGTCTGGTGACAGCCAGATTCAATACTCACAGCCCACAGGTCAAGGCAGTTATTGAGGCGAATCTGGCAGCTCTTAGGGATAGTTTAGCTGACCAGGGCATCAAAGTAGACCAGCTTTCAGTAACTGTTACCCCTGAAAAAAATCATTCGGGACAAGGGGAACGTGATGGCTTATTCAAGAGAAGGAATCAAGCCAGGGGCAGTCGGCTGCCGCTAAATGAAGACCAGCTTGAAACGGTGTTTTCTGCCGGCGCAAGGCGTCTGACTAGCGCCGGGTATTATGGCAATACAGTTGATTTTACGGCATAGGAGGTGATTAGGTTGAGTGCAGTGTCCGGAATTGTTGGCAGTACACAGGAAAGTACGGCCAGTGCGGTTAAAAAGGTTCTCGGGAAAGACGATTTTCTGAAACTGATGATTACCCAGCTCAGGTATCAGGATCCGCTGGAACCAACTGATAACAAGGACTTTATTGCCCAGATGGCCCAGTTCAGTTCCCTGGAACAGATGGCTAACATGAGCAAGGGTTTTGAAACAATGGCTCAGTTCCAGGAATCAATACTCAGGGAATCGGCGGTAGGCCAGGCCATAAACCTGATCGGGAAGACGGTAAGCGCAATTCTGCCTGTAGAATCGGTTACCGGAAAAATTAATACTGAACAGACCAAGCTTTATCTGGAGGCAGACAAAAACTCGATGACGTTACAGACTCTTGCCAAGGATACCCCGGTTACGGTGCTGGCCCTGGAAGGTGGGATGTATGAGGTGCTCCTGCAAAACGGTACCAGAGGTTATGTTGCTGAGGATGCCCTGACTATTGATGACAACCCAAGAATTACCGGAGTTGCCACAGGAATGAAGCTTATTGATGGGTCACCACATGTTACCATAAACGGGAAGGATGTTCCCCTAACCCAGGTTGAGGAGGTTAAATTGGCCGCTGAGGAAGGTGTTTAGGCGGGGTAAATCCGGCAGTAACAGTTTAGCACAGGGAGGTGCAGATTAATGGTAGATAAGGTGATGTATCCCCAGCCAATTATACCGGTTGGTCCATCTAAAGCAGGAACCAAGCCGCAAAAGCCGGAACAGGGGCCACAGGTTCCATTCAGGGACGTGCTGGAAAATCAGCTTACAGCAGGGGGGATCAAATTCTCATCCCATGCCCGGCAAAGGCTGGAGGTAAGAAATATCAGGCTTACCGGAGACGACTTGGCTAAAATCAGCAGCGCTGTTGACCGGGCCGCTCAAAAAGGATCCAGGGACTCCCTGATTATGATGAATAACCTGGCTTTTGTGGTAAGTGTCAAAAACAAAACAGTAATCACTGCTATGGATAATGCCGGTATGAAGGACCATGTATTTACCAATATTGACAGCGCTGTTATCGTGTAAGGCTGTCTGACAGGTTGGGATTTAAGAAACAGATTAATGTAAGTTGGGGCCGGACCTCTGAGAGGGAGCCCCGGGGCTGTGACTGACTGAATCAGCCCGGTATCTCAGCCGGATATTAAAATCCGGGAAAAAATTTATTAATCGGAGGTCGATTTAGTTATGATGCGTTCCATGTTCAGCGGAGTGTCTGGTTTGAGGAACCACCAACTCCGCATGGATGTTATCGGCAATAACATCGCCAATGTTAACACAATCGGTTACAAGAGAGCAAGAGTTACCTTCCAGGACATGCTCAGCCAAAATATCCGCGGCGCTTCTTCGCCACAGGGGGGTAAGGGGGGAACCAATCCCCAGCAGATAGGACTGGGGATGACTGTAAACAGCATTGACATCCTGCATACCCAGGGCAGTTCCGAGACTACCGGAAAAGTTACCGATATGATGGTAGACGGGGACGGGTTCTTTATGGTGGGAGATGGTAACAACACCTTCTATACCCGGGCAGGGAACTTCGATTTTGATTCAGCGGGAAATCTGATAAGCCCCTCAGGCCTGATGGTTAAGGGCTGGATGGCCGACGACAGTTCCGGGGACATAGACACAACGGGAGCCATCTCCGGGATTCAGATTCCCAAGGGACAGGCAATTCAGCCACAGGAAACTCAGAACATTTCCCTGGTTGGCAACCTTGATGCCAATGCAGTTACCTATGACGATACTGTAACACCCCCCACAGGCACAACCGTACCGGTATCATTAACTGTTTATGACTCACTGGGGAACAGCTGGCCGTTAACGCTCCATCTTGATAAAGACTCTGCCTCCGGCCAATGGCTTGTTACCAGAATTGACAACCCCGGTTGGACGACTGCGCCTTCAGTCTCCGGTGGGCCAATTATCTTTGATAGTACTGGGAAGCTTACCGCCGCCGGCGACGGACCGCTTGTCATCACCGGAGCGCCACCTAACGCCAACGCCTTTGTCGCAGGCACCAACCCGATTACTGTAGACATTAGCTCTTTAACCGGGTATGCCTCAGATTCCGGAGAGTCCAATGTGGAGTTGAACAGCCAGGATGGTTATTCATCAGGTGTCTTAAACGGTTATTCCATTGACAAGACCGGTATTGTAACCGGAAGGTTCTCCAACGGGCTTACCAAGCAGCTAGCCCAGGTAACTCTGGCCAACTTTAACAACCCGGCAGGGCTCATGAAGGT is part of the Phosphitispora fastidiosa genome and harbors:
- a CDS encoding FliH/SctL family protein, whose protein sequence is MSKVIKGLSVKLQSPMIVRHGSDTGPEPLPDDYHGPISEQDVGQLKDQAAQILSETEQMVKELLGTARQEAEKIIRNSREEAQDLIEVGRQKLREIEEEAYAKGWQEGNKAAMEEYEAKLREADAILEKAEEEKWRVVAGSEEEIVRLSVAVARKVIDREMETNPEIVADMVKRAVQKATDREELTVRVNPDNLDVTINARDDISQEVKGIRKLKVLADPAIAPGGCVVESHNGTVDARIERQMNEIEQALMEVNPNAKV
- the fliI gene encoding flagellar protein export ATPase FliI: MQKFEKYFQAIEKTEPIKTNGKVTQVIGLIIESQGPGANLGELCYVFPNKGSLKIKAEVVGFRENKILLMPLGELSGIGPGCEVVATGDTFRVGVGNRILGRIIDGLGNPLDCGGCLEISVDYPVNNSPPNPLDRKRITEPLSIGVKAIDGMLTCGKGQRIGIFSGSGVGKSTLLGMVARNTSADVNVIALIGERGREVREFIEKDLGEEGLRRSVVVVATSDQPALVRLKGAMVATTIAEYFRDQGLDVMFMMDSVTRFAMAQREIGLAVGEPPATRGYTPSVFALLPKLLERSGTSASGTITGLYTVLVDGDDHNEPIADAVRGILDGHIVLTRELAMQTHYPAIDVLASVSRVMNDIVPEGHRKSADEMRSIMATYREAKDLIDIGAYSMGSNPKIDYAISKIDRVLEFLKQGVDDKYTFEDAVDILRALAENRISA
- the fliJ gene encoding flagellar export protein FliJ; this translates as MKKFVFKLQTALDLKLKAEEMKKEELVTATDIYKESCRVLEYLKTRLAEIQDTVRGKQGEQFDVTEIRRCQDYIPVINEHISQQALITEEHRVAMEEVRGELVEIMKERKILEKLRTRHYQDYMREFLREEQKQIDEMATTGFIHRDSAV
- a CDS encoding MotE family protein gives rise to the protein MRVKKILSRIILVILILGIVAGAVWVLDWLAVIDVRKTAGKIPVVGKMISAEEVKDDKKDDKKDGKEAPPNPLEEENKKLKEQVQRLEKQAGEMAKQLEIVNTEKQDLLEERETLQGTLASMKSLQEQQEGAEVSYQKLAEYYTEMKPEAAVNIMNNLADDVTIGILQYLDNEQTAKILSAMEPEKAAGIVDQMKQ
- a CDS encoding flagellar hook-length control protein FliK; this translates as MLQTMPFMAIAGNPAVKPGNGPSQDRECRNDVRSSHRAKETPFSETLKDASHNVCENEQNNETAMTERKDSVSRRSGEAGSEKAAAKEADVKDTDVKEVRHPEADELMQLLEMLRELESEAGWNAIAAEGGNQIGLAGGGLSRSEFASLTGLLQDLSSMNNLDPGQLKKLLGNFLKVLEAAGEVSPGMNDLKLLIQNQLNPETGLPREVFLTQLAAKVRQLTGIAGDGSGQNRELSNGSKEAQPASAQKPAEPGGGQAKTTGSGSGDAGRPGSPAVTGENETGGMVKTNTAADVSAKANGAPAMPDSGSGSEAGRRLLEKASASDVVMKTASENQTSAPENARPVGNSEPQAAGPRIEQLQAQVGTQHQYSGNGSADGGSTPGQVSPATYTTQTYQGDRAVFTQIIQKVKLAAAPGTSEMQIELKPEFLGRLKLTVSTENGLVTARFNTHSPQVKAVIEANLAALRDSLADQGIKVDQLSVTVTPEKNHSGQGERDGLFKRRNQARGSRLPLNEDQLETVFSAGARRLTSAGYYGNTVDFTA
- a CDS encoding flagellar hook capping FlgD N-terminal domain-containing protein; this encodes MSGIVGSTQESTASAVKKVLGKDDFLKLMITQLRYQDPLEPTDNKDFIAQMAQFSSLEQMANMSKGFETMAQFQESILRESAVGQAINLIGKTVSAILPVESVTGKINTEQTKLYLEADKNSMTLQTLAKDTPVTVLALEGGMYEVLLQNGTRGYVAEDALTIDDNPRITGVATGMKLIDGSPHVTINGKDVPLTQVEEVKLAAEEGV
- a CDS encoding TIGR02530 family flagellar biosynthesis protein codes for the protein MVDKVMYPQPIIPVGPSKAGTKPQKPEQGPQVPFRDVLENQLTAGGIKFSSHARQRLEVRNIRLTGDDLAKISSAVDRAAQKGSRDSLIMMNNLAFVVSVKNKTVITAMDNAGMKDHVFTNIDSAVIV
- a CDS encoding flagellar hook protein FlgE encodes the protein MMRSMFSGVSGLRNHQLRMDVIGNNIANVNTIGYKRARVTFQDMLSQNIRGASSPQGGKGGTNPQQIGLGMTVNSIDILHTQGSSETTGKVTDMMVDGDGFFMVGDGNNTFYTRAGNFDFDSAGNLISPSGLMVKGWMADDSSGDIDTTGAISGIQIPKGQAIQPQETQNISLVGNLDANAVTYDDTVTPPTGTTVPVSLTVYDSLGNSWPLTLHLDKDSASGQWLVTRIDNPGWTTAPSVSGGPIIFDSTGKLTAAGDGPLVITGAPPNANAFVAGTNPITVDISSLTGYASDSGESNVELNSQDGYSSGVLNGYSIDKTGIVTGRFSNGLTKQLAQVTLANFNNPAGLMKVGENNYVSSNNSGQAQIGTAGSGGRGDISPGKIEMSNVDLSQEFTDMIVTQRGFQANSRIITVSDEMLQELVNLKR